In one Bacillus sp. (in: firmicutes) genomic region, the following are encoded:
- a CDS encoding clan AA aspartic protease codes for MKVEFVNHLLEVEMTISYKGKKKTIDKLVIDTGAAHTLISSDIVDEIGIYFENSDSLVSSYGIGGEEYSFRKPVDFIRLGNYEISDMKLDFGNLDNWGINGLIGLDILMNGQFIIDLGKLELIQN; via the coding sequence ATGAAGGTAGAATTTGTAAATCATTTACTAGAAGTTGAAATGACGATTTCCTACAAAGGAAAAAAGAAAACAATAGATAAGCTTGTTATTGATACAGGTGCAGCTCATACTCTGATTTCATCTGATATTGTTGATGAGATAGGCATATACTTTGAAAATAGTGATTCTCTTGTAAGCTCTTATGGAATTGGCGGTGAGGAGTATTCTTTCCGTAAACCAGTTGATTTTATCAGGCTAGGAAATTATGAAATTTCAGATATGAAGTTAGACTTTGGTAATTTAGATAATTGGGGAATCAATGGACTAATTGGACTAGATATATTAATGAATGGACAGTTTATCATTGATTTAGGGAAATTAGAATTAATCCAAAATTAG
- a CDS encoding serine/threonine protein kinase: MHSTEEGAYLKENIILNNNYRIIKIISDSELSIVYLAENLRNKEIQVIKEYFPKSLALRDLDDKVVLHKSPSFKKKFKELRDVFIQEALIMKELNHQNIIGYDDHFEENGTCYIAMEYGEGIRLDEMIKEHHITSLSCFLKNSLLPLLDALDYLHTSGIIHRDIKPSNIMIRKDGQPTILDFGSAIYFKEQNSFTAFTTTGFSPLEFYSNSSEQGVYSDIYSLSATIYYILSGKAPMNISERVIEDKIEPIRNYTQKISPLLSTIIMWGLAMNYKKRCPSLKPIRAAIYMEYIILKIKRA; encoded by the coding sequence GTGCATTCAACTGAAGAGGGTGCTTATCTAAAGGAAAACATAATATTGAATAATAACTATAGAATAATAAAGATTATTTCCGATAGTGAATTATCTATTGTGTATTTGGCGGAGAATTTAAGAAACAAGGAAATTCAAGTAATTAAAGAATATTTCCCTAAATCGTTGGCTTTACGTGATTTAGACGATAAAGTAGTTTTGCATAAATCTCCCTCTTTTAAGAAGAAGTTTAAAGAATTAAGGGATGTTTTTATTCAAGAAGCTTTAATTATGAAGGAACTAAATCATCAGAATATTATCGGATATGATGATCATTTCGAAGAAAATGGTACATGCTATATTGCAATGGAATATGGTGAGGGAATAAGACTTGATGAAATGATAAAGGAACATCATATAACTTCTTTATCTTGTTTTTTAAAGAATTCGCTACTTCCGCTACTAGATGCACTAGACTATTTACATACAAGTGGCATTATTCACCGCGACATAAAGCCAAGTAATATTATGATTAGAAAGGATGGGCAGCCTACTATCCTTGATTTTGGCTCAGCAATCTATTTTAAAGAGCAAAATAGTTTCACAGCTTTTACTACAACAGGTTTTTCTCCGCTCGAATTTTATTCGAATTCATCTGAACAAGGCGTATATTCAGATATTTACAGTTTATCAGCGACAATATATTATATTCTATCTGGAAAAGCTCCTATGAATATATCAGAAAGAGTAATAGAAGATAAAATAGAGCCTATAAGAAATTACACTCAAAAGATTTCTCCACTATTATCTACTATCATTATGTGGGGGCTCGCAATGAATTATAAAAAAAGATGCCCATCATTAAAACCAATAAGAGCGGCAATTTACATGGAATATATTATTTTAAAAATAAAAAGAGCTTGA
- a CDS encoding genetic competence negative regulator encodes MRLERLNYNKIKIFLTFDDLTERGLTKEDLWHDSQKVHQLFRDMMSEASDELGFEADGPIAIEVYSLQAQGMVIIVTKDLSALDEEEGFNDDYIEMQVTVDESDDIFYEFQSLEDIISLSSRLHVLGIDGGKLYSFQKHFYLELQEEELNGQTTENIIAILSEFGTPATITIYRVIEYGKELMKDQAIEQIYNYFINKNK; translated from the coding sequence ATGAGGCTAGAGCGTTTAAATTATAATAAAATAAAAATCTTTCTAACTTTTGATGACTTAACAGAACGTGGTTTAACAAAGGAAGACTTATGGCATGATAGTCAGAAGGTTCATCAACTCTTCCGCGATATGATGAGTGAGGCAAGTGATGAATTAGGGTTTGAAGCCGATGGGCCAATAGCGATTGAAGTATACTCTCTTCAGGCTCAAGGGATGGTCATTATTGTGACGAAAGATTTATCGGCCCTGGATGAAGAAGAGGGATTTAATGACGATTATATAGAAATGCAAGTGACCGTTGATGAAAGTGATGATATTTTTTATGAATTTCAGTCACTTGAGGATATTATATCCTTAAGCTCAAGACTTCATGTTTTAGGGATTGACGGTGGCAAGCTTTATTCCTTTCAAAAGCATTTTTATTTAGAATTACAAGAAGAAGAGCTGAATGGGCAGACGACAGAAAATATCATCGCAATTCTTTCTGAATTTGGAACGCCTGCTACAATCACAATTTATCGGGTTATTGAATATGGCAAGGAATTAATGAAGGACCAAGCGATTGAGCAAATTTACAATTATTTCATAAATAAAAATAAATAA